The sequence GATGGCTCAACGGTTATCCCATTCCGGTAGCTTACGAATGCACGCTCGGAGTTATCGCCTGCTCGAAACAATTAGCGTTATCTATGCTGTAACGAAAGACCGGTTGTCTTCGCGAAGGCGGCCGATATAGATAAAGGTGATCCGAAATCGGAATTCTTTGCGCCCGCTCGCTGGGAACGAGTTTTCGGGCTTTCTCGGAAGCTACctggctttaaccctttgcggacggatgtcggctaTTTCGATAGGATGAAATATTCGTATTTGGAGGGCTgactcgcgaacaaatgatttaattagaacTGCAAGAGATCAGActatagtttccttttcttctattaatcaAGCAaacgatatgtaatttagcttcatatgtcgaAGGTTTtgcatgtttcgaagaattttcgtcAAAGGGTAATCCTTCACGAGCtgaaggtttaaccctttgcactcggaggtttctCGCTGGGaacgtttaacattttttgaggcgaagatatttctttgaaactaactcgaagggaaatcaagTACATTGAGTTGTGTGTCGAGGCATTATtagaagttcaacattaaatagattttatgttgcaaagggttaaagtgccaTTTCCATTGAGACGTTGCTACGTACCATTAAGTATTTCACGTACGGTTACATCTTAATGATTACGATAAACAAGTATAGGTAGTACGCGTTCGAATGGTCTTGACATGTCTGGAATCGAGGCAGCCGTAAAGAAATAAAGATGACGTAATCAAGGATGCGAGGGGTTAAGTCATCGCAGTTTTATCGAGGTTTGCTGATAGTTCACTGGATCTCATTATTTCCTGGTCTGCCAGTAGTCCGCTGGTTACGATTCCCCGAATCGTGTACAGTGCGTGGCTGGTTTGTAAATGGCGATGTTTCGAAGGTCATGAAAACAGAAGATTCGTGATCTGGTTAAGGGAAGCCTTCTATGCCGATCGAGTACCCTGCACTGGGAATCCACTGACCGGAAAGGGGGTAGAGGAAAAGCACGCGAGGCTTTGCGAGCGGTTGACTAAACGCTACCAATGAAACTAATTGAATTATCACTGAAAAATTTCCGATCGATGCGAGTCAAAGTCATTGCGAGTAAATAATACACCGTCCCTTCCTCGGGTATTTCAATGTTTCCCATACGTTACGCACAGTATACACCTAAACTTTGTTCAAAATTGATTCGtcattttaataagaataaaatcgAGTGGCAAAAAATACGTCTTCCTCGACCTTTCTTCGAGGTTGTTCTATTTATAAGCAGTTACCACATATCGCATTGAGTCAGTAGAATGCCTCGATGCTTTGCGGTTATTGACACTTCCGAAATGGACTTTGAGATCTTCTAATCCACATTGTCTGTCAGCAGTTTATTGTGACCGATACATCAGCCGCAAACAAGTTCGCGAGTTTTAGCGTGCCGGCGACAATTGTCTGGCGTTTATTAGCATACTCCACTCGCCTTCCTCCATCCGACGGGCCTGTTGTGAAACCGGGGACAGAAAATGTGGTATATGCAGACACGCCGAAGAAACGTACCGCCGGTAGACGGCTATTATTAGAACCGTCGTGTTATAAGCGATCGTCTTTGTGTACTTTAGGAAGTAAACTGGTTTCGTGAGTGTCGCGCGTCCAATCAGCCTCCGGGGAAAAAAACGTCGTTTTTCGAATTTCTTGTTGCACGTGAATCCGCACGCCGCGTCTGCTGTTTAACTGTTAATCACGACGGcgacagcggcggcggcggcgccaCGTTACTGCCGGCGAGAAATGGGAATGCACAGTGTTCTGCGATCCATTTGTACCTGTCAGTGGCGATACGACTCGAGTAAATCGTATAAACAAATGGGAAACATTCTAGACAAATGTTATCGTTGAAATTCATTgttcgaatattattttcttaacattTGCGATGCGACACACAGCATGAGTAGCATGATAATCATTCATTTCCTAGTGGGAAACAGTCTTTTCGGAGTTACCAATTAATGGTGGAGTCATTTGAATGAAGTTTTTATTGGTacgataatgaaattttgatgaaAGCGAAACAAGATTTGCTTATGTGTTATAGTAATATGTTTGATTATTTGTTTGAGGCTTAGAAACATAGACATTCTCGAGTACGTTCTCATCTAATCGGGAGATAAAGTTACTTCATCGGAATCTATTAAGGATTATCAATATTCCATGAAGTGTGTCGATCGTGCGCGATCGGCGcgatttcgtttctgtttcgatGGTTTTTCCGTCGTTTTGATGATCAATTTCTGTAATGTGTTATTTGTTTGGCTTCTCAGCTTGTTTGATCTATCGATGACGTAACGTGAAAGACAATCCACGCGGGTCTCTGGTTAAATGCAGGTGTGTTTGCGAAAGTATTCGAAGGTATTTGCATTTTCATACCTCGTTATCGACTCTTTTCGTGATCCTCGAGTGATAAGGATTAATCGTTTCATCATCTTCTCCGCGCACACCGAAACAGTTTCTCCCGTTTAATGATAAGGCTGATCGTGCTGTTGAAACGATGGTAACAGACGTTTCGTAAGGAATAATATTACCGCTAAGCTATCGTAAATAGTTactaattagaaatttaatatctgGAGTACGATTAAAGATTTGCCAACACTTTTATACTTTTCAAGTTTTCCCAATCAGGCGTAATTTATTCGCGAGCGAGCGATATCTTCGTTCAGTCGCGAAGacgatacaataaaataaaagaaactgaattacaacGTGAAAGTCTGAAACTCCCGACAATTACATCGGAACGCACACGTTCCGGTAAGTACGTCCGCAAGGAATATTCGGGAGTCGCGTTCGCCGTTCTACATTCTACGATTCCTTTGCGAATGCCAGAAATTCTGGCGgtgatataaatattcttttaattcaccgttgaaaatagtataaaatgATGCTTTGCTGGTTAGAAAGTTTCCCCCGTTTTCTCTCGGAATGTCCACTCACCTCGTTTCCGTTAAATTGGTGCACGACATCTAGGCCAATGAAAAAATCAGTCGTGTGTTGCCAAAAACGGGAAAATTATCAATATCATGTACACTTCCAGTTACTTGAATTAACGTCATGAAATTATAGCAGAAGCAACCGAGGAACACGCCCACCGCTTTTAAAAAACCGAGTGACCTGATTTAATTATGCGACcctaatcaaattaaattaaatcgaatcaaatcaaatgaaatcTGTTCACAGAAGTTTGCAAACTTACCGAAAGACTGCAAGCCCTTTGACCTTGAAAATGAACCGAGAATTCATTCTACATTCTGATCATATCGGATCGTATTTTCCGAAGCAATGATTACATTTCGATGATTTCTGTTTCCAGAATTCGTTCGGCCGTCCGGACGACATTGTTGCAGCGGAAACGCTGGCGAATCATGTCCGGTGCAACAACTCGTTCGTGCACGCGGTGTTCCAGGCCCAGTTCCGATCTAGTCTGACGTGTCCAAGGTGTCATCGGCAGTCGAACACGTTCGACCCCTTCCTATGCGTGTCGGTGCCTGTCCCCCAGAACCACCGACAAATGAACCTTTTCGTGAACGTGTTATACACGTCCCAGCAGCCGCGTCAAGTTAAAATTGGCGTGAGCGTGAACCAGACTGCCAACGTGAGAGAATTAAGAGAAATTCTCGCGAGTGACACCGGGATCGACGAGAATCATATGTTACTCACAGAAGTCCACGACGAAGGATTTCACAGGTAAACATAATACCTACTTTTCAAGTGAATTCCATTAAATTCGCGAACGTGCGATTCACTGATTTCTCATTTATTCTTTCCAGAACATTCTCAGATTGCCAACCTCTATCTGTGATCACCGAAAACGACCCACTTTACTGCATAGAACTGCCACAACTGAAGGAACCCACGGAGCAGGCATACATTCTTCTGGTATGGATCAACGTGCTTGTCAAAGGAGACCTCAGGCAACGCTTTGGCAGTCCGTACACGATGCAGGTCTCCAGAGAGACATCCTACGAAGACCTGCAAAAGCTTCTGCTAAAGGAAATGCACAGTGTTCTGGCCGACGATGTTCTCACGTCTAGTCAAAGTCCTGGACTGTTCAACATTCGGGTTGCTGATCCAGCTGCCACGCCGGTTCAGGACGAACACCCTTGCATAGATCCCTGCGTAGAACACCCTCTTTACACGGAACAGATCGAGCAGGCGTTGGCTCTTTGCGCCGACGATTCTGGCCCCCAACACGTGAAACTGATCTTGGAATGGGACGAAGCTACGAAATGCAACATCATTCAGGACGACAGCGATCAGATCGAGGAACACGCGAGTGTGAAACAGTTGAAAACTAATTCTGAACTGGGAGGAGCTGTCACTCTCGAAGAATGCTTTGATCTCTATACGAGAGCGGAGATCTTGGGCGCTGAAGATGCGTGGCATTGTCCCTACTGCAATAAAAAACAAGAAGTTGTGAAGAAGTTGGGTCTTTGGTCGTTGCCCGACATCTTGGTGATACACCTGAAGAGATTTCGGCAACAATCCAGACAGAGGTCCACGTCGAAGTTGACTATGTTGGTCGATTTCCCGTTGTATGGGTTTGATATGACTCCCCACTTAGCTCATAACGGAGTTCAGGCTCACAACAATGTCAGCAGTTTGGGAGGCTTAGGTTGGTCACCCTGGAAGAAGCCCAGACCTCGTCAGCAGAATATACCGAAGTACGATGAAAATGTGTATGACCTGTACGCGATATGTAATCATCATGGCCAAGATTTGCAGGGTGGTCATTACACCGCGTTCTGTCGGAATCCATACGACACTCAGTGGTATTGTTTTGACGATACCAGAGTGGAAGCGGTGAACGACACAAATCTAATCACTAATGCCGCCTATATGTTATTCTACCAACGAAGAGGACTGACAAACAATTCAGGAACTTCTTCGACAGCCTCTACCAGTTCGACTGGTTCCGGGCTTGATCATTGGGTCTCGAAAATGCCACCGTTCTATTTCAATAACAAGACTAACAACAACGTGACGAATAATAACCAAAGTAAGTCGCAGGAGGTACTCTGTCAAGAGAAGATCGTGGAGGAGAAGAATATGACTAATTTCAACAGAGGCTGTCGCAATTATGCCACACTGCAACCAAAGAAGAGAAATGTTGCGACCGAGACTGACATTGGTCAAATAGATCATTATTCGGACGATGAAGCACCCTGTAGAAGGGAATGGGTATGTTCAAAATGATTCTGGATGTTTCATTGTGTTTTTGTCTAACAATATTAGCATAGTTCTCAATGTTGTATTTATCTGTTCAGGCTTCACCGAAACCCGTTCGAAAGATGTCGTCCATCACGTTGATACCGCATGTGCCACAGTCAACGATCATCCACAGCAGTAGCGATCCAGACACAACGATTATCCACGAGTCAACTTTGTAACACACAATTTAAGCCAGACACATGATCTGGCTGGAGCACCGCTCAATGTGTAGTGCCTGGAATGTGGTGTGCCGTAAACTCTCCAAAAAAGCTAGTATAACCGGAAATACAGACTATTACCCGCGAAGCTTAAATACATTCGTTTCATATCGAGAGAAATGTAGGTTAGAAAGACTTTGAAGTAAAGTCGCTCCGAATTTCTATGCGAAAATATGCTTTCTCTTTGTAAGTAGGCGTCGAACGTGCAAAGAATACGAGTGCCACATTTAATTCTcttgatattatatttccagGAATACCAGATGGCAACGTTCGACGAGTATTCTTCCGTATATGGGAGCGTAACTCGAGGCATTAgtgattgttttttttttttgtaatttataacgtGTTTGTATACAGGTTGTGTGAACTGTATTGTACATTATTGTAGTTGTTAGTAGACTTTTTAAAGAAAGGACAAATTACTATGTTCAGTATCGAGTACTACAAGTCCCTAATTACAAGACGTctattgttaatatataatatattagatCTTCATCGCAATAGGTAACCGGTTAATCCTACATATGTCTGGGAAGAATGTGCTCGTGTCAAAGAATTTCCccaaaagtttttttttatcgTGCGGATCGATGTGTACATCGAAGAAGATATAGTCGTGGTTCACGATGAAAACTATGACAATAACTTGAATCCTGGGTACGATAGGATTCACGTATCACGATAACTTCGTTTATAACCAAGAAAGATTCTTCTCTGGACATACTGTGTAGTCGCTAACCATTGCTTTGAACCTATCGCttaactataatatttatattatatttttatcaccCACTAGTGGCCTTAtctcaataattaatatatacgtataaatatcGATATTGTCATTTGCAATCACGTAAGCATACTTATTAGCTACAACAACAGCGATTTATTATCAAGCATCGGTATCGTATCACGGAAGCCACAGAATTACAGGACGGCcaacttcttcttctttcttcaatCTAATGAATTGACTTTTGACCAAGTAAATCAATATACTTCCATCATTGATTCTTCTTGATCTTCCTGTGATTGGCACAACTTGGTGTTACCGTTCGAAAATGAAAGCGTGTATGTTGATAGCCCGAGTGGCTCTCCTACAGTGATAATTTATACAGAGTATGACAGGAAATACGGAACATCTGAATACATCTGATTTACTTAACCTATTTACTGGGAAGGACGAGTTAACTCGACATTTCCATTCAACCGTATCTTTTTATGATTTTCTCtgtaattacttatttatttcgttgaaGATGATACTCGCACTCGCTTATTATTCAGTTTGAATTTTCCCCATATACGTAGCCATGATAACAGAAATCGACCTGGTAAATAGGTCAAGGAAGCGAAAAACACTATATGAAGCAGTAGTTTCGAGTTAAAAGCATGTAATTCTCGCGAAGAACACATTGAATTCAGCAGAGAGTTATTCGAATG comes from Nomia melanderi isolate GNS246 chromosome 7, iyNomMela1, whole genome shotgun sequence and encodes:
- the LOC116424970 gene encoding ubiquitin carboxyl-terminal hydrolase 31, with the translated sequence MDGEKASSAVMKSVSEGELGVEEVKLSDSKGRESASRLKRTFTLPRNPFQNARMSRRRPKPGRDSKDNSSGTSGNKERNNMQQQQMESMQQNMGRLHGTGQTYTERIGPKKVFRRPSWRKFINRMVQHMSNVAVQNHKTSHRDELGSSAGDIRVPPPRPAHIPPDRVPGVIGLRNHGNTCFMNAVLQCLSHTDILAEYFVLDQYKVDLSRRNKLNSKKYGTKGEITEQLALLLKAIWSCQYDPEMSTAFKSVVDKYGSQYRGNLQHDAQEFLLWLLDKVHEDLNQATKKKYKIIKNSFGRPDDIVAAETLANHVRCNNSFVHAVFQAQFRSSLTCPRCHRQSNTFDPFLCVSVPVPQNHRQMNLFVNVLYTSQQPRQVKIGVSVNQTANVRELREILASDTGIDENHMLLTEVHDEGFHRTFSDCQPLSVITENDPLYCIELPQLKEPTEQAYILLVWINVLVKGDLRQRFGSPYTMQVSRETSYEDLQKLLLKEMHSVLADDVLTSSQSPGLFNIRVADPAATPVQDEHPCIDPCVEHPLYTEQIEQALALCADDSGPQHVKLILEWDEATKCNIIQDDSDQIEEHASVKQLKTNSELGGAVTLEECFDLYTRAEILGAEDAWHCPYCNKKQEVVKKLGLWSLPDILVIHLKRFRQQSRQRSTSKLTMLVDFPLYGFDMTPHLAHNGVQAHNNVSSLGGLGWSPWKKPRPRQQNIPKYDENVYDLYAICNHHGQDLQGGHYTAFCRNPYDTQWYCFDDTRVEAVNDTNLITNAAYMLFYQRRGLTNNSGTSSTASTSSTGSGLDHWVSKMPPFYFNNKTNNNVTNNNQSKSQEVLCQEKIVEEKNMTNFNRGCRNYATLQPKKRNVATETDIGQIDHYSDDEAPCRREWASPKPVRKMSSITLIPHVPQSTIIHSSSDPDTTIIHESTL